GATCGCAGCAGTGAAAAGAGGAGAAAAGAAAACACAGGTAAGTCGTTTTTTTAAAATTAGTCGCAACACGTTAGCTCTATGGCTAAAAAAAGAAAGAGAAACAGGAGACTATCAAGCCAGCCCACCTGTAAGAGTAGGAACTGAACCGAAAATTAAAGACCTAGAAAAATTTCGAGAATTTGCCAAAGAAAATAGTGGCAAAACTCAAAAGCAAATGGCTCAATTATGGGGGTGTGGTGCGACGCAACAGAATATTAGTTATGCTTGCCGAAAACTGGGTATAAGCCGAAAAAAAAACTTATGGGTATCGGGAACGAGATGAAGAAAAAAGACGAGAATTTCTTCAAAAACTCGAAAAAATAGAGAAGAGCAGAAAAGTTTATGTAGATGAAGCAGGATTTGATAATCGAGAGGATTACCCATATGGCTACAGCCCAATAGGGGAAAGATGTTATGCACTCAAATCAGGAAAAAAAAGAGAAAGAGTCAGTTGGCTATCAGCATTAAAAGAAGGAAAATTATTGGCTCCTTTAACCTTTGATGGCTCATGTAATAGAGATTTATTTGAAGCCTGGTTAAAGAATTTTTTGCTGCCTGTGCTAGAAACCGGAGACATTATTATTATTGATAATGCCAGCTTTCATAAAGGGGAATCTATTAAAGAACTTGTGGAAAGGGCTGGATGTGAAATTTGGTATCTGCCTACCTATTCTCCCGATTTGAACAAGATTGAAAACTGGTGGGCTGTTTTAAAGACATGGATGAAACAGAGATTACACGAATTTCAAACCGTCAGAGAATGCGTGGATGCTGCCTTTAGGAATTGTCCTAACGTATGCGCGTAGCGCTATATCTCGATGGCATTGGTCAAGCTGAATCCGAATATTTCCCAACAGTAGCCCAATTTATCTCTCATTTGGCTACCCATTTACCAGATAATATTCTGATTATTAAAGGTTTGATTACTTACTCGCCGATGAATCGTCCCTTGACAAAAGGCAGAGTTCTTTCTTTTTTTTGGCGTTTAGCAGATCGCTTACAAAGTTCTAAATCCACAGGCATTTTTGGGGCTTTAATTGCTGCCACAATTAATATTCGCAATACTTTAATTGTTACTGTTTCTGCTGACCAACGCTACGGTCCAATTTATAATCAAGGAACAGCACAAGTAATGTATAACAGTTTAATTGCTCATGGCTATCAATCTGGTAGTGGCGTACCAATTACTCTTCTAGGTTATAGTGGTGGCGGACAAATTGCTATGGGTACTGCACCTTATTTGAAACAAGCACTAGCTGCACCAATTGAAGTTATTTCTATCTCCGGGGTCTTAAGTGGCAATATTAATATCTTAGAATTGGAGCATCTTTATCATCTGGTTGGCGAAAAAGATTTAGTTGAAAAGGAAGGAGCAATCTTTTTTCCACGACGCTGGCGGCTCTTTTTTTTATCCTATTGGAATAAAGCAAAACAACAAGGGAAAATTAGTTTTATTTCTTTAGGTGCTGTGGGTCATAATGGTGCTGGCGGTCCTTTCGATCCGAATCAATTTCTTCGTGATGGTCGCACTCATTTGCAGCAAACTGTGGAATTGGTTGCAGATATTATTCGAGGGCTACCTACTCGAAAAAAAAATACCGCCGTTAAAA
The sequence above is drawn from the Oscillatoria salina IIICB1 genome and encodes:
- a CDS encoding IS630 family transposase (programmed frameshift), with the translated sequence MAAVKRGEKKTQVSRFFKISRNTLALWLKKERETGDYQASPPVRVGTEPKIKDLEKFREFAKENSGKTQKQMAQLWGCGATQQNISYACRKLGISRKKTYGYRERDEEKRREFLQKLEKIEKSRKVYVDEAGFDNREDYPYGYSPIGERCYALKSGKKRERVSWLSALKEGKLLAPLTFDGSCNRDLFEAWLKNFLLPVLETGDIIIIDNASFHKGESIKELVERAGCEIWYLPTYSPDLNKIENWWAVLKTWMKQRLHEFQTVRECVDAAFRNCPNVCA